One window of the Eriocheir sinensis breed Jianghai 21 chromosome 59, ASM2467909v1, whole genome shotgun sequence genome contains the following:
- the LOC126985539 gene encoding DNA repair protein RecN-like isoform X17: MAIFLHIYYLSIFTFAGASPAKVKLTLQLRGGCWRTSSRKVAVFTFQEASGHVSSHALLDLEYLFRCSSKPGAGAMQIKICVVLRCGGKRVARADLEEFLGQLTRGGRLDSFFLYIHEEKVALLQANQPITDPGTEWLFEGESRRTHTMVKAATHEENDDTNELEDCTDEHYEEWKAYLEKVFSVEDDGDADEVTSELREASDAGKGADEVTSELREASDAGKGADEVISELREASDAGKGADEVISELREASDAGKGAEEVTSELREASDAGKGADEVTSELREASDAGKGADEVTSELREASDAGKGADEVISELREASDAGKGADEVISELREASDAGKGADEVISELREASDAGKGADEVTSELREASDAGKGADEVTSELREASDAGKGADEVISELREASDAGKGADEVISELREASDAGKEAAREATSPDQEVPHPGESSAPETVSATPATASHAYRSLAVPHRFISRLAGPEDRHLDDLRRGYGVQITRIKRTLHVKGHKDSVLKCHNFIRAKIAEWRRCEAAEAH, translated from the exons ATGGCAATTTTCCTCCACatatattatctatctatcttcacctTCGCCGGGGCAAGCCCCGCGAAGGTGAAGCTCACCCTCCAGCTTCGGGGAGGGTGCTGGCGAACCTCCTCACGGAAGGTGGCCGTCTTCACCTTCCAGGAGGCGTCTGGCCACGTCTCTTCCCATGCCCTgctggacctggagtacctcttcaggtgcagcAGCAAGCCAGGTGCCGGCGCTATGCAGATCAAAATCTGCGTGGTGCTGCGCTGCGGCGGGAAACGCGTGGCCCGCGCTGACCTGGAAGAGTTTCTCGGCCAGCTGACGCGGGGTGGCCGCCTCGACTCTTTCTTCCTGTACATACACGAAGAAAAAGTCGCCCTCCTGCAGGCCAATCAGCCAATTACGGACCCAGGTACGGAATGGCTTTTTGAGGGAGAGTcacgacgcacacacacaatggTGAAGGCTGCGACtcatgaagaaaatgatgatactAACGAACTGGAAGACTGTACTGACGAACACTACGAAGAATGGAAGGCTTACCTCGAGAAGGTATTCTCCgttgaggatgatggtgatgcagacgaggtgacctccgagttgcgggaagcctccgatgctggaaagggagcagacgaggtgacctccgagttgcgggaagcctccgatgctggaaagggagcagacgag GTGatctccgagttgcgggaagcctccgatgctggaaagggagcagacgaggtgatctccgagttgcgggaagcctccgatgctggaAAGGGAGCAgaagaggtgacctccgagttgcgggaagcctccgatgctggaaagggagcagacgaggtgacctccgagttgcgggaagcctccgatgctggaaagggagcagacgaggtgacctccgagttgcgggaagcctccgatgctggaaagggagcagacgag GTGatctccgagttgcgggaagcctccgatgctggaaagggagcagacgaggtgatctccgagttgcgggaagcctccgatgctggaaagggagcagacgag GTGatctccgagttgcgggaagcctccgatgctggaaagggagcagacgaggtgacctccgagttgcgggaagcctccgatgctggaaagggagcagacgaggtgacctccgagttgcgggaagcctccgatgctggaaagggagcagacgaggtgatctccgagttgcgggaagcctccgatgctggaaagggagcagacgaggtgatctccgagttgcgggaagcctccgatgcagggaagGAAGCAGCACGCGAGGCGACGTCCCCAGACCAGGAAGTTCCTCATCCAGGCGAGTCCTCTGCACCAGAGACAGTctctgccacccccgccactgcctctcaCGCTTACCGCAGCCTGGCTGTGCCTCATAGATTCATCAGCCGCCTTGCAGGCCCCGAGGACCGCCACCTCGATGATCTGCGGCGGGGCTATGGGGTACAAATCACGCGGATTAAGCGAACCCTTCATGTGAAGGGCCACAAAGACTCAGTTCTGAAGTGCCATAACTTCATTCGTGCCAAAATAGCTGAGTGGCGGAGGTGCGAGGCCGCTGAGGCTCATTAA
- the LOC126985539 gene encoding uncharacterized protein LOC126985539 isoform X13 — protein sequence MAIFLHIYYLSIFTFAGASPAKVKLTLQLRGGCWRTSSRKVAVFTFQEASGHVSSHALLDLEYLFRCSSKPGAGAMQIKICVVLRCGGKRVARADLEEFLGQLTRGGRLDSFFLYIHEEKVALLQANQPITDPGTEWLFEGESRRTHTMVKAATHEENDDTNELEDCTDEHYEEWKAYLEKVFSVEDDGDADEVTSELREASDAGKGADEVTSELREASDAGKGADEVISELREASDAGKGADEVISELREASDAGKGAEEVTSELREASDAGKGADEVTSELREASDAGKGADEVTSELREASDAGKGADEVISELREASDAGKGADEVISELREASDAGKGADEVISELREASDAGKGADEVISELREASDAGKGADEVTSELREASDAGKGADEVTSELREASDAGKGADEVISELREASDAGKGADEVISELREASDAGKEAAREATSPDQEVPHPGESSAPETVSATPATASHAYRSLAVPHRFISRLAGPEDRHLDDLRRGYGVQITRIKRTLHVKGHKDSVLKCHNFIRAKIAEWRRCEAAEAH from the exons ATGGCAATTTTCCTCCACatatattatctatctatcttcacctTCGCCGGGGCAAGCCCCGCGAAGGTGAAGCTCACCCTCCAGCTTCGGGGAGGGTGCTGGCGAACCTCCTCACGGAAGGTGGCCGTCTTCACCTTCCAGGAGGCGTCTGGCCACGTCTCTTCCCATGCCCTgctggacctggagtacctcttcaggtgcagcAGCAAGCCAGGTGCCGGCGCTATGCAGATCAAAATCTGCGTGGTGCTGCGCTGCGGCGGGAAACGCGTGGCCCGCGCTGACCTGGAAGAGTTTCTCGGCCAGCTGACGCGGGGTGGCCGCCTCGACTCTTTCTTCCTGTACATACACGAAGAAAAAGTCGCCCTCCTGCAGGCCAATCAGCCAATTACGGACCCAGGTACGGAATGGCTTTTTGAGGGAGAGTcacgacgcacacacacaatggTGAAGGCTGCGACtcatgaagaaaatgatgatactAACGAACTGGAAGACTGTACTGACGAACACTACGAAGAATGGAAGGCTTACCTCGAGAAGGTATTCTCCgttgaggatgatggtgatgcagacgaggtgacctccgagttgcgggaagcctccgatgctggaaagggagcagacgaggtgacctccgagttgcgggaagcctccgatgctggaaagggagcagacgag GTGatctccgagttgcgggaagcctccgatgctggaaagggagcagacgaggtgatctccgagttgcgggaagcctccgatgctggaAAGGGAGCAgaagaggtgacctccgagttgcgggaagcctccgatgctggaaagggagcagacgaggtgacctccgagttgcgggaagcctccgatgctggaaagggagcagacgaggtgacctccgagttgcgggaagcctccgatgctggaaagggagcagacgag gtgatctccgagttgcgggaagcctccgatgctggaaagggagcagacgag GTGatctccgagttgcgggaagcctccgatgctggaaagggagcagacgaggtgatctccgagttgcgggaagcctccgatgctggaaagggagcagacgag GTGatctccgagttgcgggaagcctccgatgctggaaagggagcagacgaggtgacctccgagttgcgggaagcctccgatgctggaaagggagcagacgaggtgacctccgagttgcgggaagcctccgatgctggaaagggagcagacgaggtgatctccgagttgcgggaagcctccgatgctggaaagggagcagacgaggtgatctccgagttgcgggaagcctccgatgcagggaagGAAGCAGCACGCGAGGCGACGTCCCCAGACCAGGAAGTTCCTCATCCAGGCGAGTCCTCTGCACCAGAGACAGTctctgccacccccgccactgcctctcaCGCTTACCGCAGCCTGGCTGTGCCTCATAGATTCATCAGCCGCCTTGCAGGCCCCGAGGACCGCCACCTCGATGATCTGCGGCGGGGCTATGGGGTACAAATCACGCGGATTAAGCGAACCCTTCATGTGAAGGGCCACAAAGACTCAGTTCTGAAGTGCCATAACTTCATTCGTGCCAAAATAGCTGAGTGGCGGAGGTGCGAGGCCGCTGAGGCTCATTAA
- the LOC126985539 gene encoding uncharacterized protein LOC126985539 isoform X15 produces the protein MAIFLHIYYLSIFTFAGASPAKVKLTLQLRGGCWRTSSRKVAVFTFQEASGHVSSHALLDLEYLFRCSSKPGAGAMQIKICVVLRCGGKRVARADLEEFLGQLTRGGRLDSFFLYIHEEKVALLQANQPITDPGTEWLFEGESRRTHTMVKAATHEENDDTNELEDCTDEHYEEWKAYLEKVFSVEDDGDADEVISELREASDAGKGAEEVTSELREASDAGKGADEVTSELREASDAGKGADEVTSELREASDAGKGADEVISELREASDAGKGADEVISELREASDAGKGADEVISELREASDAGKGADEVTSELREASDAGKGADEVISELREASDAGKGADEVISELREASDAGKGADEVISELREASDAGKGADEVTSELREASDAGKGADEVTSELREASDAGKGADEVISELREASDAGKGADEVISELREASDAGKEAAREATSPDQEVPHPGESSAPETVSATPATASHAYRSLAVPHRFISRLAGPEDRHLDDLRRGYGVQITRIKRTLHVKGHKDSVLKCHNFIRAKIAEWRRCEAAEAH, from the exons ATGGCAATTTTCCTCCACatatattatctatctatcttcacctTCGCCGGGGCAAGCCCCGCGAAGGTGAAGCTCACCCTCCAGCTTCGGGGAGGGTGCTGGCGAACCTCCTCACGGAAGGTGGCCGTCTTCACCTTCCAGGAGGCGTCTGGCCACGTCTCTTCCCATGCCCTgctggacctggagtacctcttcaggtgcagcAGCAAGCCAGGTGCCGGCGCTATGCAGATCAAAATCTGCGTGGTGCTGCGCTGCGGCGGGAAACGCGTGGCCCGCGCTGACCTGGAAGAGTTTCTCGGCCAGCTGACGCGGGGTGGCCGCCTCGACTCTTTCTTCCTGTACATACACGAAGAAAAAGTCGCCCTCCTGCAGGCCAATCAGCCAATTACGGACCCAGGTACGGAATGGCTTTTTGAGGGAGAGTcacgacgcacacacacaatggTGAAGGCTGCGACtcatgaagaaaatgatgatactAACGAACTGGAAGACTGTACTGACGAACACTACGAAGAATGGAAGGCTTACCTCGAGAAGGTATTCTCCgttgaggatgatggtgatgcagacgag gtgatctccgagttgcgggaagcctccgatgctggaAAGGGAGCAgaagaggtgacctccgagttgcgggaagcctccgatgctggaaagggagcagacgaggtgacctccgagttgcgggaagcctccgatgctggaaagggagcagacgaggtgacctccgagttgcgggaagcctccgatgctggaaagggagcagacgag GTGatctccgagttgcgggaagcctccgatgctggaaagggagcagacgaggtgatctccgagttgcgggaagcctccgatgctggaaagggagcagacgag GTGatctccgagttgcgggaagcctccgatgctggaaagggagcagacgaggtgacctccgagttgcgggaagcctccgatgctggaAAGGGAGCAGACG AGGTGatctccgagttgcgggaagcctccgatgctggaaagggagcagacgaggtgatctccgagttgcgggaagcctccgatgctggaaagggagcagacgag GTGatctccgagttgcgggaagcctccgatgctggaaagggagcagacgaggtgacctccgagttgcgggaagcctccgatgctggaaagggagcagacgaggtgacctccgagttgcgggaagcctccgatgctggaaagggagcagacgaggtgatctccgagttgcgggaagcctccgatgctggaaagggagcagacgaggtgatctccgagttgcgggaagcctccgatgcagggaagGAAGCAGCACGCGAGGCGACGTCCCCAGACCAGGAAGTTCCTCATCCAGGCGAGTCCTCTGCACCAGAGACAGTctctgccacccccgccactgcctctcaCGCTTACCGCAGCCTGGCTGTGCCTCATAGATTCATCAGCCGCCTTGCAGGCCCCGAGGACCGCCACCTCGATGATCTGCGGCGGGGCTATGGGGTACAAATCACGCGGATTAAGCGAACCCTTCATGTGAAGGGCCACAAAGACTCAGTTCTGAAGTGCCATAACTTCATTCGTGCCAAAATAGCTGAGTGGCGGAGGTGCGAGGCCGCTGAGGCTCATTAA
- the LOC126985539 gene encoding uncharacterized protein LOC126985539 isoform X8, with protein sequence MAIFLHIYYLSIFTFAGASPAKVKLTLQLRGGCWRTSSRKVAVFTFQEASGHVSSHALLDLEYLFRCSSKPGAGAMQIKICVVLRCGGKRVARADLEEFLGQLTRGGRLDSFFLYIHEEKVALLQANQPITDPGTEWLFEGESRRTHTMVKAATHEENDDTNELEDCTDEHYEEWKAYLEKVFSVEDDGDADEVTSELREASDAGKGADEVTSELREASDAGKGADEVISELREASDAGKGADEVISELREASDAGKGAEEVTSELREASDAGKGADEVTSELREASDAGKGADEVTSELREASDAGKGADEVISELREASDAGKGADEVISELREASDAGKGADEVISELREASDAGKGADEVISELREASDAGKGADEVISELREASDAGKGADEVTSELREASDAGKGADEVTSELREASDAGKGADEVISELREASDAGKGADEVISELREASDAGKEAAREATSPDQEVPHPGESSAPETVSATPATASHAYRSLAVPHRFISRLAGPEDRHLDDLRRGYGVQITRIKRTLHVKGHKDSVLKCHNFIRAKIAEWRRCEAAEAH encoded by the exons ATGGCAATTTTCCTCCACatatattatctatctatcttcacctTCGCCGGGGCAAGCCCCGCGAAGGTGAAGCTCACCCTCCAGCTTCGGGGAGGGTGCTGGCGAACCTCCTCACGGAAGGTGGCCGTCTTCACCTTCCAGGAGGCGTCTGGCCACGTCTCTTCCCATGCCCTgctggacctggagtacctcttcaggtgcagcAGCAAGCCAGGTGCCGGCGCTATGCAGATCAAAATCTGCGTGGTGCTGCGCTGCGGCGGGAAACGCGTGGCCCGCGCTGACCTGGAAGAGTTTCTCGGCCAGCTGACGCGGGGTGGCCGCCTCGACTCTTTCTTCCTGTACATACACGAAGAAAAAGTCGCCCTCCTGCAGGCCAATCAGCCAATTACGGACCCAGGTACGGAATGGCTTTTTGAGGGAGAGTcacgacgcacacacacaatggTGAAGGCTGCGACtcatgaagaaaatgatgatactAACGAACTGGAAGACTGTACTGACGAACACTACGAAGAATGGAAGGCTTACCTCGAGAAGGTATTCTCCgttgaggatgatggtgatgcagacgaggtgacctccgagttgcgggaagcctccgatgctggaaagggagcagacgaggtgacctccgagttgcgggaagcctccgatgctggaaagggagcagacgag GTGatctccgagttgcgggaagcctccgatgctggaaagggagcagacgaggtgatctccgagttgcgggaagcctccgatgctggaAAGGGAGCAgaagaggtgacctccgagttgcgggaagcctccgatgctggaaagggagcagacgaggtgacctccgagttgcgggaagcctccgatgctggaaagggagcagacgaggtgacctccgagttgcgggaagcctccgatgctggaaagggagcagacgag GTGatctccgagttgcgggaagcctccgatgctggaaagggagcagacgaggtgatctccgagttgcgggaagcctccgatgctggaaagggagcagacgag GTGatctccgagttgcgggaagcctccgatgctggaaagggagcagacgaggtgatctccgagttgcgggaagcctccgatgctggaaagggagcagacgag GTGatctccgagttgcgggaagcctccgatgctggaaagggagcagacgaggtgacctccgagttgcgggaagcctccgatgctggaaagggagcagacgaggtgacctccgagttgcgggaagcctccgatgctggaaagggagcagacgaggtgatctccgagttgcgggaagcctccgatgctggaaagggagcagacgaggtgatctccgagttgcgggaagcctccgatgcagggaagGAAGCAGCACGCGAGGCGACGTCCCCAGACCAGGAAGTTCCTCATCCAGGCGAGTCCTCTGCACCAGAGACAGTctctgccacccccgccactgcctctcaCGCTTACCGCAGCCTGGCTGTGCCTCATAGATTCATCAGCCGCCTTGCAGGCCCCGAGGACCGCCACCTCGATGATCTGCGGCGGGGCTATGGGGTACAAATCACGCGGATTAAGCGAACCCTTCATGTGAAGGGCCACAAAGACTCAGTTCTGAAGTGCCATAACTTCATTCGTGCCAAAATAGCTGAGTGGCGGAGGTGCGAGGCCGCTGAGGCTCATTAA
- the LOC126985539 gene encoding uncharacterized protein LOC126985539 isoform X3, with amino-acid sequence MAIFLHIYYLSIFTFAGASPAKVKLTLQLRGGCWRTSSRKVAVFTFQEASGHVSSHALLDLEYLFRCSSKPGAGAMQIKICVVLRCGGKRVARADLEEFLGQLTRGGRLDSFFLYIHEEKVALLQANQPITDPGTEWLFEGESRRTHTMVKAATHEENDDTNELEDCTDEHYEEWKAYLEKVFSVEDDGDADEVTSELREASDAGKGADEVTSELREASDAGKGADEVISELREASDAGKGADEVISELREASDAGKGAEEVTSELREASDAGKGADEVTSELREASDAGKGADEVTSELREASDAGKGADEVISELREASDAGKGADEVISELREASDAGKGADEVTSELREASDAGKGADEVISELREASDAGKGADEVISELREASDAGKGADEVISELREASDAGKGADEVTSELREASDAGKGADEVTSELREASDAGKGADEVISELREASDAGKGADEVISELREASDAGKEAAREATSPDQEVPHPGESSAPETVSATPATASHAYRSLAVPHRFISRLAGPEDRHLDDLRRGYGVQITRIKRTLHVKGHKDSVLKCHNFIRAKIAEWRRCEAAEAH; translated from the exons ATGGCAATTTTCCTCCACatatattatctatctatcttcacctTCGCCGGGGCAAGCCCCGCGAAGGTGAAGCTCACCCTCCAGCTTCGGGGAGGGTGCTGGCGAACCTCCTCACGGAAGGTGGCCGTCTTCACCTTCCAGGAGGCGTCTGGCCACGTCTCTTCCCATGCCCTgctggacctggagtacctcttcaggtgcagcAGCAAGCCAGGTGCCGGCGCTATGCAGATCAAAATCTGCGTGGTGCTGCGCTGCGGCGGGAAACGCGTGGCCCGCGCTGACCTGGAAGAGTTTCTCGGCCAGCTGACGCGGGGTGGCCGCCTCGACTCTTTCTTCCTGTACATACACGAAGAAAAAGTCGCCCTCCTGCAGGCCAATCAGCCAATTACGGACCCAGGTACGGAATGGCTTTTTGAGGGAGAGTcacgacgcacacacacaatggTGAAGGCTGCGACtcatgaagaaaatgatgatactAACGAACTGGAAGACTGTACTGACGAACACTACGAAGAATGGAAGGCTTACCTCGAGAAGGTATTCTCCgttgaggatgatggtgatgcagacgaggtgacctccgagttgcgggaagcctccgatgctggaaagggagcagacgaggtgacctccgagttgcgggaagcctccgatgctggaaagggagcagacgag GTGatctccgagttgcgggaagcctccgatgctggaaagggagcagacgaggtgatctccgagttgcgggaagcctccgatgctggaAAGGGAGCAgaagaggtgacctccgagttgcgggaagcctccgatgctggaaagggagcagacgaggtgacctccgagttgcgggaagcctccgatgctggaaagggagcagacgaggtgacctccgagttgcgggaagcctccgatgctggaaagggagcagacgag GTGatctccgagttgcgggaagcctccgatgctggaaagggagcagacgag GTGatctccgagttgcgggaagcctccgatgctggaaagggagcagacgaggtgacctccgagttgcgggaagcctccgatgctggaAAGGGAGCAGACG AGGTGatctccgagttgcgggaagcctccgatgctggaaagggagcagacgaggtgatctccgagttgcgggaagcctccgatgctggaaagggagcagacgag GTGatctccgagttgcgggaagcctccgatgctggaaagggagcagacgaggtgacctccgagttgcgggaagcctccgatgctggaaagggagcagacgaggtgacctccgagttgcgggaagcctccgatgctggaaagggagcagacgaggtgatctccgagttgcgggaagcctccgatgctggaaagggagcagacgaggtgatctccgagttgcgggaagcctccgatgcagggaagGAAGCAGCACGCGAGGCGACGTCCCCAGACCAGGAAGTTCCTCATCCAGGCGAGTCCTCTGCACCAGAGACAGTctctgccacccccgccactgcctctcaCGCTTACCGCAGCCTGGCTGTGCCTCATAGATTCATCAGCCGCCTTGCAGGCCCCGAGGACCGCCACCTCGATGATCTGCGGCGGGGCTATGGGGTACAAATCACGCGGATTAAGCGAACCCTTCATGTGAAGGGCCACAAAGACTCAGTTCTGAAGTGCCATAACTTCATTCGTGCCAAAATAGCTGAGTGGCGGAGGTGCGAGGCCGCTGAGGCTCATTAA
- the LOC126985539 gene encoding uncharacterized protein LOC126985539 isoform X21, with protein MAIFLHIYYLSIFTFAGASPAKVKLTLQLRGGCWRTSSRKVAVFTFQEASGHVSSHALLDLEYLFRCSSKPGAGAMQIKICVVLRCGGKRVARADLEEFLGQLTRGGRLDSFFLYIHEEKVALLQANQPITDPGTEWLFEGESRRTHTMVKAATHEENDDTNELEDCTDEHYEEWKAYLEKVFSVEDDGDADEVTSELREASDAGKGADEVTSELREASDAGKGADEVISELREASDAGKGADEVISELREASDAGKGAEEVTSELREASDAGKGADEVTSELREASDAGKGADEVTSELREASDAGKGADEVISELREASDAGKGADEVISELREASDAGKGADEVTSELREASDAGKGADEVTSELREASDAGKGADEVISELREASDAGKGADEVISELREASDAGKEAAREATSPDQEVPHPGESSAPETVSATPATASHAYRSLAVPHRFISRLAGPEDRHLDDLRRGYGVQITRIKRTLHVKGHKDSVLKCHNFIRAKIAEWRRCEAAEAH; from the exons ATGGCAATTTTCCTCCACatatattatctatctatcttcacctTCGCCGGGGCAAGCCCCGCGAAGGTGAAGCTCACCCTCCAGCTTCGGGGAGGGTGCTGGCGAACCTCCTCACGGAAGGTGGCCGTCTTCACCTTCCAGGAGGCGTCTGGCCACGTCTCTTCCCATGCCCTgctggacctggagtacctcttcaggtgcagcAGCAAGCCAGGTGCCGGCGCTATGCAGATCAAAATCTGCGTGGTGCTGCGCTGCGGCGGGAAACGCGTGGCCCGCGCTGACCTGGAAGAGTTTCTCGGCCAGCTGACGCGGGGTGGCCGCCTCGACTCTTTCTTCCTGTACATACACGAAGAAAAAGTCGCCCTCCTGCAGGCCAATCAGCCAATTACGGACCCAGGTACGGAATGGCTTTTTGAGGGAGAGTcacgacgcacacacacaatggTGAAGGCTGCGACtcatgaagaaaatgatgatactAACGAACTGGAAGACTGTACTGACGAACACTACGAAGAATGGAAGGCTTACCTCGAGAAGGTATTCTCCgttgaggatgatggtgatgcagacgaggtgacctccgagttgcgggaagcctccgatgctggaaagggagcagacgaggtgacctccgagttgcgggaagcctccgatgctggaaagggagcagacgag GTGatctccgagttgcgggaagcctccgatgctggaaagggagcagacgaggtgatctccgagttgcgggaagcctccgatgctggaAAGGGAGCAgaagaggtgacctccgagttgcgggaagcctccgatgctggaaagggagcagacgaggtgacctccgagttgcgggaagcctccgatgctggaaagggagcagacgaggtgacctccgagttgcgggaagcctccgatgctggaaagggagcagacgag GTGatctccgagttgcgggaagcctccgatgctggaaagggagcagacgag GTGatctccgagttgcgggaagcctccgatgctggaaagggagcagacgaggtgacctccgagttgcgggaagcctccgatgctggaaagggagcagacgaggtgacctccgagttgcgggaagcctccgatgctggaaagggagcagacgaggtgatctccgagttgcgggaagcctccgatgctggaaagggagcagacgaggtgatctccgagttgcgggaagcctccgatgcagggaagGAAGCAGCACGCGAGGCGACGTCCCCAGACCAGGAAGTTCCTCATCCAGGCGAGTCCTCTGCACCAGAGACAGTctctgccacccccgccactgcctctcaCGCTTACCGCAGCCTGGCTGTGCCTCATAGATTCATCAGCCGCCTTGCAGGCCCCGAGGACCGCCACCTCGATGATCTGCGGCGGGGCTATGGGGTACAAATCACGCGGATTAAGCGAACCCTTCATGTGAAGGGCCACAAAGACTCAGTTCTGAAGTGCCATAACTTCATTCGTGCCAAAATAGCTGAGTGGCGGAGGTGCGAGGCCGCTGAGGCTCATTAA